The Bacillota bacterium genomic interval CTGCGTTCTCTGCAGCCTTTGCTACGTTGCTGATGGCCCTCCTGGCCAACTATCCCTTCGCCTTGGCGCCGGGTATGGGTCTAAACGCGTATTTTGCCTATTCCGTGGTGTTAGGCATGGGTGTCTCCTGGCAGACGGCACTGGGAGCTGTCTTTCTTTCTGGTGTGGTATTTATTCTGTTGACCGTGACCCGTGTGCGCGAGATGATCGTGGATGCGGTACCCGACAGTCTGAAGAGCGCAATTGGTGCCGGTATTGGGTTATTTATTGCTTTGATTGGGCTGGTCAATGCCGGGATTGTAGTCGGTGACCCAGCCACTACAGTGGCCTTAGGAGATGTCAAGAGCGCATCGGTACTTTTGGCCTTTGCCGGGTTGATTATCACTGGGATCCTGATGACCCTTAAGGTCAAGGGTGCAATTCTTTGGGGGATTCTGGCAACGACGATTCTGGGTATGCCCTTTGGTGTGACCCAAGTTCCCAGTGGTATTATCCAGTGGCCACGCTTGGGCGACTGGGCTCCTGTTTTCGGTAAACTAGATATTCTCGGTGCTCTCAAGCTAGGCTTCTTTGAGATTGTCTTCGCCTTCCTGTTTGTGGACATGGTTGATACCATTGGAACTTTGATCGGCGTTTCCAAGCAGGGTGGCTTTCTCAACAAGGAAGGCAAGCTGGAGAGAGTTAGCCCGGCATTGCTGTCCGATGCCGTGGGCACCGTGGCTGGGTCCATCTTCGGAACGCCGACGGTTACTACTTACGTGGAATCGGCCAGTGGAGTTGCCGTTGGCGGTAAGACTGGGCTGACTGCCGCTACCACAGCTGTTTGTTTCTTGCTGGCGCTGTTTTTCATGCCGATCATTGCGATAGTGCCCTCGGCTGCTACAGCTCCTGCGCTGATCATCGTGGGCTCGATGATGATCAAACAGGCGCTGGGCGTTGCTTGGGAAGATGCTTCCGAGGCGATCCCTGCCTTTATTACGATGGTAGCTATGCCCTTTACCTATAGTATTGCTACCGGTATTGCCCTTGGGTTCATCGTCTACCCACTGATCAAGCTGCTCTCTGGAAAGGGCAAGACTGTCCACTGGATGGTCTATGTGCTGGCGGTGTTGTTTATTTTCCGCTTTGCATACTTGGCCTAAGGGGTAATTGGCAAGAACCAATAGCGTGAGTGTACAGGGGATCCCGCTTGATGGGATCCCCTGTGTTGCGTCTAGCGGAAATTTACGGATCCTCCGTCTATATCGGCCTTTGCCCTCCTGCAATAAGCTGACAGGTGCGCATGAGTTTGCCGGAGTGGGGTCACAATATTGATGGAGGAGGTCTAGAAGATGAAAGCAACTGGCATTGTACGCAGGATAGATGAACTAGGCAGAGTAGTAGTGCCAAAAGAGTTGCGTCGCCAGCTCCGCATCGATGAAGGCGACGCAATTGAGATCTTTACCGAGTCCAATGGAGAAATAGTTTTGAAGAAATTTTCTCCGCTCTGGGGAATTCAACGGGATGTGGAAGGATACGCCGAAGCGTTAACGGAATCCACTGGATGTGAGGCTGTGATCACCGACAAGGATCAAGTTGTGGCCACCGGTGGGGTCCTCTCTGGCATGATTGGAACACAGACAA includes:
- a CDS encoding NCS2 family permease, which gives rise to MYLELWRRLGGIGVSTTSLETGFLERTFRLKENNTTVRTEIVAGITTFMTMAYILFVNPSILQEAGMPFNATLYATAFSAAFATLLMALLANYPFALAPGMGLNAYFAYSVVLGMGVSWQTALGAVFLSGVVFILLTVTRVREMIVDAVPDSLKSAIGAGIGLFIALIGLVNAGIVVGDPATTVALGDVKSASVLLAFAGLIITGILMTLKVKGAILWGILATTILGMPFGVTQVPSGIIQWPRLGDWAPVFGKLDILGALKLGFFEIVFAFLFVDMVDTIGTLIGVSKQGGFLNKEGKLERVSPALLSDAVGTVAGSIFGTPTVTTYVESASGVAVGGKTGLTAATTAVCFLLALFFMPIIAIVPSAATAPALIIVGSMMIKQALGVAWEDASEAIPAFITMVAMPFTYSIATGIALGFIVYPLIKLLSGKGKTVHWMVYVLAVLFIFRFAYLA
- a CDS encoding AbrB/MazE/SpoVT family DNA-binding domain-containing protein, with protein sequence MKATGIVRRIDELGRVVVPKELRRQLRIDEGDAIEIFTESNGEIVLKKFSPLWGIQRDVEGYAEALTESTGCEAVITDKDQVVATGGVLSGMIGTQTTAALKQLARERTSQIIGQAGLEKEPYLEWDRDYKPSSVVIAPIISPTGDLIGTVILSSQERELGEFELKLAETAASFLSKQVGID